A stretch of the Zerene cesonia ecotype Mississippi chromosome 4, Zerene_cesonia_1.1, whole genome shotgun sequence genome encodes the following:
- the LOC119839704 gene encoding Bloom syndrome protein homolog isoform X2, protein MASKKPIPGNKQNSIFNYIKKNDGNSRDETNKNKDQNTEKKSKFVWKSRSSSTSNFTPPLKKTIGDDIKNINRDPQAKPDYISSPQLNNIKTNINVENHSGDMFDAMDVDDIPSEFKEDNKSAELSKSIRISATPSPQKAETEVKVKEKLLKTPQKLSPKIDKDPLKNLKLDSSLSEFLSSIAQHPALNKEKKKVFTHDDIDKCKTMYIEILEKISDAFNRIPNCIKEKFPGYDSKTYAKMNYLKSKLKSVLQHKPNDTLQSSSETINTSCEANGRESPSILQSDANDLDDFEVSSQLRAKILENKGAVNILETSTPDMHSFNKNPPTKTIYSDLIAKKTLSFDAFSPCNDSAKSINSSVNSVDNLNTSDNPKTKGKFVFKRPSMATDNSNKNASDKDVPSSTFERLKLASEKLLPYQPEEAPKCSPIANSSIAFQPPQLSKSALMNYAKPCTVVSPIVKDSSNDTEYEETDDYEVPLDIDEVADIMPEDSRTSVINISDSIPSSSNVVDDDGWPEYRPEDFEDVMEVPKDTNEVTKEEINLMDETIADVPKYEGMGDFHAGTQNDGITGEFDGLNYPHSDLMMEMFREKFGLKSFRPNQLQVINATLLGHDCFVLMPTGGGKSLCYQLPAILTPGVTIVISPLKSLILDQVNKLLSLDIPAAHLSGDISLADVEEIYHKLSMREPPIKLLYVTPEKVSSSPKFQSMLDMLYSRGKIARFVIDEAHCVSQWGHDFRPDYKRLFILRERFPQTGVMALTATATPRVRMDILHQLKVTNCKWFLSSFNRPNLSYRILEKKPKSVNQEIAKIIREKFFRDSGIVYCLSRKECESLTVDLRKVGIQAAAYHAGLADKKREAVQAGWVADKFKVICATIAFGMGVDKADVRYVIHHSLPKSVEGYYQEAGRAGRDGEPAHCLLYYCYGDVVRYRRLLELERNTTAEARRVHVENLLRMVEVCESVSECRRAQVLAYLGERYARARCRAAAATACDNCLNDNQYKPVDVTEECKAIVRAIRSAERSSFTLLHVADALRGSTQQRLAALRDSPIHGKCKGWARGDPQRLLRQLVVRGVLRERLALTNDIASAYVALGPHVDKLMSGNIRVVFPMKVENKASLVTAAPAQSNTDSTVSALIKRIEERCYADLVEACREMAAARGASLSAVLPQAALKALATRLPESAADALALPHITRANYDKYGEGLLKITAAYAVEKMGLLMQYQDELEEEKKKEDQEFQGGSESDTDWSGLARSAECSTSSQRGRKTYRGGVRKRYKRKKTPSSAKKKAYRGAFTARGRSTAARGAAKSGASAGTKLGTMPIPRANTASNPRPGVFNPSKFKL, encoded by the exons ATGGCATCCAAAAAGCCTATACCTGGAAATAAACAGAATtcgatatttaattacattaagaaAAATGATGGTAATTCAAGGGATGAAACAAA CAAAAACAAAGATCAAAATACAGAAAAGAAATCAAAGTTTGTGTGGAAATCAAGATCTTCATCCACAAGTAATT tcaCTCcgccattaaaaaaaacaattggaGATGATATTAAG AATATAAATAGAGATCCACAAGCAAAACCTGATTATATTTCATCACctcaattgaataatataaaaactaatatcaATGTTGAGAATCATAGTGGTGATATGTTTGATGCAATGGATGTG GACGATATTCCAAGTGAATTTAAAGAAGACAATAAATCAGCAGAATTAAGCAAATCAATTAGGATAAGTGCTACACCATCTCCACAAAAAGCAGAAACAGAAGTAAAAGTTAaagagaaattattaaaaactccaCAAAAATTAAGTCCCAAGATAGACAAAGATCCATTAAAGAATTTGAAATTAGATAGTTCTTTATCAGAATTCTTATCAAGTATAGCACAGCATCCAGCATTAAATAAGGAAAAG AAAAAAGTTTTCACACATGATGATATAGACAAATGTAAGACAAtgtacattgaaatattagaaaaaatcaGTGACGCATTTAATAGAATACCAAATTGTATCAAAGAAAAGTTTCCAGGTTATGACAGTAAAACATATGCAAAAATGAATTACctcaaatcaaaattaaaatctgttttacAACATAAACCTAATGATACATTGCAATCGTCCtcagaaacaataaatactagTTGTGAAGCTAATGGTAGGGAGAGCCCATCTATATTACAAAGTGATGCCAATGATCTTGACGATTTTGAAGTATCTAGTCAATTAAGAgctaaaatattagaaaacaaAGGTGCTGTAAATATCCTTGAAACATCTACACCAGATAtgcatagttttaataaaaacccaCCAACAAAGACAATATATTCCGATCTTATAGCTAAGAAAACTTTATCCTTTGATGCTTTTTCACCTTGCAATGATTCTGCTAAAAGCATTAATTCTAGCGTTAATTCTGTTGACAATTTAAACACGTCAGACAATCCTAAAACTAAAggcaaatttgtttttaaaagacCCTCAATGGCTACAgataattcaaacaaaaatgcaTCAGACAAGGATGTGCCTTCAAGTACTTTTGAAAGACTTAAACTTGCATCAGAGAAGTTGTTGCCATATCAACCAGAAGAAGCGCCTAAATGTTCTCCTATAGCAAATAGTTCGATTGCATTTCAACCACCTCAGTTAAGCAAGAGTGCTTTGATGAATTATGCTAAGCCGTGTACTGTAGTTTCGCCTATTGTTAAAGACAGTTCAAATGATACTGAATACGAGGAGACAGATGATTATGAGGTTCCATTAGACATAGATGAGGTGGCAGATATAATGCCTGAAGATTCTAGAACGAGTGTGATAAATATAAGTGATTCAATTCCAAGCTCCAGTAATGTAGTTGATGATGATGGGTGGCCAGAATATAGGCCGGAAGACTTTGAAGATGTTATGGAAGTTCCGAAAGATACTAATGAAGTAACAAaggaagaaattaatttaatggacGAGACAATAGCTGATGTACCTAAATACGAAGGAATGGGCGATTTTCATGCTGGCACACAAAATGATGGCATTACTG GTGAATTTGATGGTTTAAATTATCCACATTCTGATCTAATGATGGAAATGTTCAGGGAAAAATTTGGATTAAAATCTTTTCGACCCAACCAATTGCAAGTGATCAATGCTACACTGTTAGGTCACGATTGTTTCGTGCTTATGCCTACTGGCGGAG GCAAATCATTATGCTATCAATTGCCGGCAATTTTGACTCCTGGTGTGACAATAGTAATTTCTCCATTGAAGTCACTTATTCTTGATCAAGTGAACAAATTGTTGTCTTTAGAT ATCCCAGCAGCTCACTTATCAGGCGACATATCGTTGGCGGATGTGGAGGAAATATACCACAAGCTGTCCATGAGGGAGCCTCCTATCAAGCTGTTATACGTGACTCCAGAGAAGGTCAGCAGTTCTCCAAAGTTTCAAAGCATGCTGGATATGCTGTATTCGAGGGGGAAGATTGCCAG GTTTGTAATAGACGAGGCACATTGCGTATCGCAGTGGGGCCACGATTTCCGGCCGGACTACAAGCGGCTGTTCATCTTACGAGAACGGTTTCCGCAGACTGGTGTCATGGCGCTCACCGCTACGGCCACTCCGAGAGTGAGGATGGATATTTTGCATCAGCTGAAG GTAACAAACTGTAAATGGTTTCTAAGCAGTTTCAACCGTCCCAACCTTTCCTACAGGATACTGGAGAAGAAGCCCAAAAGTGTTAACCAGGAAATTGCCAAGATAATAAGAGAAAAGTTTTTTAG AGACTCGGGCATCGTATACTGCCTATCTCGCAAGGAGTGTGAGAGCTTAACAGTAGATTTGCGCAAAGTGGGCATACAGGCGGCCGCCTACCACGCCGGTCTTGCTGATAAGAAACGGGAGGCTGTGCAAGCTGGATGGGTCGCTGATAAGTTTAAAGTG ATCTGCGCGACCATCGCGTTCGGCATGGGCGTGGACAAGGCGGACGTGCGCTACGTGATCCACCACAGCCTGCCCAAGTCGGTGGAGGGCTACTACCAGGAGGCGGGCCGCGCCGGCCGCGACGGCGAGCCGGCGCACTGCCTGCTCTACTACTGCTACGGGGACGTCGTGCGCTACCGCCGGCTGCTCGAAC TGGAGCGCAACACGACGGCGGAGGCGCGGCGCGTGCACGTGGAGAACCTGCTGCGCATGGTGGAGGTGTGCGAGAGCGTGTCGGAGTGCCGCCGCGCGCAGGTGCTGGCCTACCTCGGCGAGCGGTACGCGCGCGCGCGctgccgcgccgccgccgccaccGCCTGCGACAACTGCCTCAATGACAACCAGTACAAG CCGGTTGACGTGACGGAGGAGTGCAAAGCCATAGTGCGCGCCATCCGCTCGGCGGAGAGGAGCAGCTTCACGCTGCTGCACGTGGCGGACGCGCTGCGCGGCTCCACCCAGCAGCGCCTCGCCGCGCTCAGGGATTCCCCGATACATGGCAA GTGCAAGGGGTGGGCGCGCGGCGACCCGCAGCGGCTGCTGCGGCAGCTGGTGGTGCGCGGCGTGCTGCGCGAGCGGCTCGCGCTCACCAACGACATCGCCAGCGCCTACGTCGCGCTCGGCCCGCACGTCGACAA GCTTATGTCAGGCAACATTCGCGTAGTGTTCCCTATGAAAGTGGAGAACAAAGCGAGTCTCGTGACGGCTGCGCCTGCGCAAAGCAACACCGACTCCACTGTGTCTGCGCTCATTAAGAGGATCGAGGAACGGTGCTATGCTGATTTGGTGGAAGCTTGCAG AGAGatggcggcggcgcgcggcgcgtcGCTGTCGGCGGTGCTGCCGCAGGCCGCGCTGAAGGCGCTGGCGACGCGCCTGCCCGAGAGCGCCGCCGACGCGCTCGCGCTGCCGCACATCACGCGCGCCAACTACGATAAGTACGGCGAAGGCCTGCTCAAGATCACCGCGGCCTACGCCGTGGAGAAGATGG GTCTACTGATGCAGTACCAAGATGAATTAGAAGAGGAGAAGAAGAAGGAAGACCAGGAATTTCAGGGCGGCTCGGAGTCAGACACGGACTGGAGCGGGTTGGCGCGGAGTGCCGAGTGTAGCACCTCCTCGCAGAGGGGGAGGAAAACGTATAGGGGAGGGGTCAGGAAGAG ATACAAGCGCAAGAAGACTCCCTCGTCAGCTAAGAAGAAGGCTTACCGGGGAGCCTTCACAGCGAGAGGCAGGTCCACCGCCGCCCGAGGCGCGGCTAAAAGTG GAGCGTCGGCAGGAACTAAACTAGGCACGATGCCCATACCGCGCGCCAACACCGCTTCGAACCCGCGCCCCGGGGTTTTCAATCCCTccaaatttaaactataa
- the LOC119839704 gene encoding Bloom syndrome protein homolog isoform X1, giving the protein MASKKPIPGNKQNSIFNYIKKNDGNSRDETNKNKDQNTEKKSKFVWKSRSSSTSNFTPPLKKTIGDDIKNINRDPQAKPDYISSPQLNNIKTNINVENHSGDMFDAMDVDDIPSEFKEDNKSAELSKSIRISATPSPQKAETEVKVKEKLLKTPQKLSPKIDKDPLKNLKLDSSLSEFLSSIAQHPALNKEKQKKVFTHDDIDKCKTMYIEILEKISDAFNRIPNCIKEKFPGYDSKTYAKMNYLKSKLKSVLQHKPNDTLQSSSETINTSCEANGRESPSILQSDANDLDDFEVSSQLRAKILENKGAVNILETSTPDMHSFNKNPPTKTIYSDLIAKKTLSFDAFSPCNDSAKSINSSVNSVDNLNTSDNPKTKGKFVFKRPSMATDNSNKNASDKDVPSSTFERLKLASEKLLPYQPEEAPKCSPIANSSIAFQPPQLSKSALMNYAKPCTVVSPIVKDSSNDTEYEETDDYEVPLDIDEVADIMPEDSRTSVINISDSIPSSSNVVDDDGWPEYRPEDFEDVMEVPKDTNEVTKEEINLMDETIADVPKYEGMGDFHAGTQNDGITGEFDGLNYPHSDLMMEMFREKFGLKSFRPNQLQVINATLLGHDCFVLMPTGGGKSLCYQLPAILTPGVTIVISPLKSLILDQVNKLLSLDIPAAHLSGDISLADVEEIYHKLSMREPPIKLLYVTPEKVSSSPKFQSMLDMLYSRGKIARFVIDEAHCVSQWGHDFRPDYKRLFILRERFPQTGVMALTATATPRVRMDILHQLKVTNCKWFLSSFNRPNLSYRILEKKPKSVNQEIAKIIREKFFRDSGIVYCLSRKECESLTVDLRKVGIQAAAYHAGLADKKREAVQAGWVADKFKVICATIAFGMGVDKADVRYVIHHSLPKSVEGYYQEAGRAGRDGEPAHCLLYYCYGDVVRYRRLLELERNTTAEARRVHVENLLRMVEVCESVSECRRAQVLAYLGERYARARCRAAAATACDNCLNDNQYKPVDVTEECKAIVRAIRSAERSSFTLLHVADALRGSTQQRLAALRDSPIHGKCKGWARGDPQRLLRQLVVRGVLRERLALTNDIASAYVALGPHVDKLMSGNIRVVFPMKVENKASLVTAAPAQSNTDSTVSALIKRIEERCYADLVEACREMAAARGASLSAVLPQAALKALATRLPESAADALALPHITRANYDKYGEGLLKITAAYAVEKMGLLMQYQDELEEEKKKEDQEFQGGSESDTDWSGLARSAECSTSSQRGRKTYRGGVRKRYKRKKTPSSAKKKAYRGAFTARGRSTAARGAAKSGASAGTKLGTMPIPRANTASNPRPGVFNPSKFKL; this is encoded by the exons ATGGCATCCAAAAAGCCTATACCTGGAAATAAACAGAATtcgatatttaattacattaagaaAAATGATGGTAATTCAAGGGATGAAACAAA CAAAAACAAAGATCAAAATACAGAAAAGAAATCAAAGTTTGTGTGGAAATCAAGATCTTCATCCACAAGTAATT tcaCTCcgccattaaaaaaaacaattggaGATGATATTAAG AATATAAATAGAGATCCACAAGCAAAACCTGATTATATTTCATCACctcaattgaataatataaaaactaatatcaATGTTGAGAATCATAGTGGTGATATGTTTGATGCAATGGATGTG GACGATATTCCAAGTGAATTTAAAGAAGACAATAAATCAGCAGAATTAAGCAAATCAATTAGGATAAGTGCTACACCATCTCCACAAAAAGCAGAAACAGAAGTAAAAGTTAaagagaaattattaaaaactccaCAAAAATTAAGTCCCAAGATAGACAAAGATCCATTAAAGAATTTGAAATTAGATAGTTCTTTATCAGAATTCTTATCAAGTATAGCACAGCATCCAGCATTAAATAAGGAAAAG CAGAAAAAAGTTTTCACACATGATGATATAGACAAATGTAAGACAAtgtacattgaaatattagaaaaaatcaGTGACGCATTTAATAGAATACCAAATTGTATCAAAGAAAAGTTTCCAGGTTATGACAGTAAAACATATGCAAAAATGAATTACctcaaatcaaaattaaaatctgttttacAACATAAACCTAATGATACATTGCAATCGTCCtcagaaacaataaatactagTTGTGAAGCTAATGGTAGGGAGAGCCCATCTATATTACAAAGTGATGCCAATGATCTTGACGATTTTGAAGTATCTAGTCAATTAAGAgctaaaatattagaaaacaaAGGTGCTGTAAATATCCTTGAAACATCTACACCAGATAtgcatagttttaataaaaacccaCCAACAAAGACAATATATTCCGATCTTATAGCTAAGAAAACTTTATCCTTTGATGCTTTTTCACCTTGCAATGATTCTGCTAAAAGCATTAATTCTAGCGTTAATTCTGTTGACAATTTAAACACGTCAGACAATCCTAAAACTAAAggcaaatttgtttttaaaagacCCTCAATGGCTACAgataattcaaacaaaaatgcaTCAGACAAGGATGTGCCTTCAAGTACTTTTGAAAGACTTAAACTTGCATCAGAGAAGTTGTTGCCATATCAACCAGAAGAAGCGCCTAAATGTTCTCCTATAGCAAATAGTTCGATTGCATTTCAACCACCTCAGTTAAGCAAGAGTGCTTTGATGAATTATGCTAAGCCGTGTACTGTAGTTTCGCCTATTGTTAAAGACAGTTCAAATGATACTGAATACGAGGAGACAGATGATTATGAGGTTCCATTAGACATAGATGAGGTGGCAGATATAATGCCTGAAGATTCTAGAACGAGTGTGATAAATATAAGTGATTCAATTCCAAGCTCCAGTAATGTAGTTGATGATGATGGGTGGCCAGAATATAGGCCGGAAGACTTTGAAGATGTTATGGAAGTTCCGAAAGATACTAATGAAGTAACAAaggaagaaattaatttaatggacGAGACAATAGCTGATGTACCTAAATACGAAGGAATGGGCGATTTTCATGCTGGCACACAAAATGATGGCATTACTG GTGAATTTGATGGTTTAAATTATCCACATTCTGATCTAATGATGGAAATGTTCAGGGAAAAATTTGGATTAAAATCTTTTCGACCCAACCAATTGCAAGTGATCAATGCTACACTGTTAGGTCACGATTGTTTCGTGCTTATGCCTACTGGCGGAG GCAAATCATTATGCTATCAATTGCCGGCAATTTTGACTCCTGGTGTGACAATAGTAATTTCTCCATTGAAGTCACTTATTCTTGATCAAGTGAACAAATTGTTGTCTTTAGAT ATCCCAGCAGCTCACTTATCAGGCGACATATCGTTGGCGGATGTGGAGGAAATATACCACAAGCTGTCCATGAGGGAGCCTCCTATCAAGCTGTTATACGTGACTCCAGAGAAGGTCAGCAGTTCTCCAAAGTTTCAAAGCATGCTGGATATGCTGTATTCGAGGGGGAAGATTGCCAG GTTTGTAATAGACGAGGCACATTGCGTATCGCAGTGGGGCCACGATTTCCGGCCGGACTACAAGCGGCTGTTCATCTTACGAGAACGGTTTCCGCAGACTGGTGTCATGGCGCTCACCGCTACGGCCACTCCGAGAGTGAGGATGGATATTTTGCATCAGCTGAAG GTAACAAACTGTAAATGGTTTCTAAGCAGTTTCAACCGTCCCAACCTTTCCTACAGGATACTGGAGAAGAAGCCCAAAAGTGTTAACCAGGAAATTGCCAAGATAATAAGAGAAAAGTTTTTTAG AGACTCGGGCATCGTATACTGCCTATCTCGCAAGGAGTGTGAGAGCTTAACAGTAGATTTGCGCAAAGTGGGCATACAGGCGGCCGCCTACCACGCCGGTCTTGCTGATAAGAAACGGGAGGCTGTGCAAGCTGGATGGGTCGCTGATAAGTTTAAAGTG ATCTGCGCGACCATCGCGTTCGGCATGGGCGTGGACAAGGCGGACGTGCGCTACGTGATCCACCACAGCCTGCCCAAGTCGGTGGAGGGCTACTACCAGGAGGCGGGCCGCGCCGGCCGCGACGGCGAGCCGGCGCACTGCCTGCTCTACTACTGCTACGGGGACGTCGTGCGCTACCGCCGGCTGCTCGAAC TGGAGCGCAACACGACGGCGGAGGCGCGGCGCGTGCACGTGGAGAACCTGCTGCGCATGGTGGAGGTGTGCGAGAGCGTGTCGGAGTGCCGCCGCGCGCAGGTGCTGGCCTACCTCGGCGAGCGGTACGCGCGCGCGCGctgccgcgccgccgccgccaccGCCTGCGACAACTGCCTCAATGACAACCAGTACAAG CCGGTTGACGTGACGGAGGAGTGCAAAGCCATAGTGCGCGCCATCCGCTCGGCGGAGAGGAGCAGCTTCACGCTGCTGCACGTGGCGGACGCGCTGCGCGGCTCCACCCAGCAGCGCCTCGCCGCGCTCAGGGATTCCCCGATACATGGCAA GTGCAAGGGGTGGGCGCGCGGCGACCCGCAGCGGCTGCTGCGGCAGCTGGTGGTGCGCGGCGTGCTGCGCGAGCGGCTCGCGCTCACCAACGACATCGCCAGCGCCTACGTCGCGCTCGGCCCGCACGTCGACAA GCTTATGTCAGGCAACATTCGCGTAGTGTTCCCTATGAAAGTGGAGAACAAAGCGAGTCTCGTGACGGCTGCGCCTGCGCAAAGCAACACCGACTCCACTGTGTCTGCGCTCATTAAGAGGATCGAGGAACGGTGCTATGCTGATTTGGTGGAAGCTTGCAG AGAGatggcggcggcgcgcggcgcgtcGCTGTCGGCGGTGCTGCCGCAGGCCGCGCTGAAGGCGCTGGCGACGCGCCTGCCCGAGAGCGCCGCCGACGCGCTCGCGCTGCCGCACATCACGCGCGCCAACTACGATAAGTACGGCGAAGGCCTGCTCAAGATCACCGCGGCCTACGCCGTGGAGAAGATGG GTCTACTGATGCAGTACCAAGATGAATTAGAAGAGGAGAAGAAGAAGGAAGACCAGGAATTTCAGGGCGGCTCGGAGTCAGACACGGACTGGAGCGGGTTGGCGCGGAGTGCCGAGTGTAGCACCTCCTCGCAGAGGGGGAGGAAAACGTATAGGGGAGGGGTCAGGAAGAG ATACAAGCGCAAGAAGACTCCCTCGTCAGCTAAGAAGAAGGCTTACCGGGGAGCCTTCACAGCGAGAGGCAGGTCCACCGCCGCCCGAGGCGCGGCTAAAAGTG GAGCGTCGGCAGGAACTAAACTAGGCACGATGCCCATACCGCGCGCCAACACCGCTTCGAACCCGCGCCCCGGGGTTTTCAATCCCTccaaatttaaactataa
- the LOC119839684 gene encoding mitochondrial import inner membrane translocase subunit TIM50-C-like isoform X2, whose protein sequence is MSLRKVLFLTKAVCCGSTKYQTTNICRQNLWLISAGSTRFYSADNLGNKNKEDKDPEKVDILGRFFPQNNLNTKDAQEVKKEQEKFEKEQKEKSEENEKSWRRMKIGFAAFGGALTVMGGCMVVEMGAPKRGDDGEPLTDEFSHLPIVWQYLRRTWKELTFYEKMIKEPSREKLLPDPLPPPYQPTYTLVLEFTDVLVHPDWSYQTGWRFKKRPGVDQFLQTVSNSDYEVVIFTSENVFMIWPVLDKLDPENKLISYRLFRDSTHFIDGVHVKNLEGLNRDLSKVIVVDWNKQATKFQPENALILQKWKGADDDTALLDLANLLQTIAMSNVSDVREVLTYYGQFEDPIAAFRDNQRKLLEQMEAERRERDAAPASPLAGNWLRTFTRR, encoded by the exons atGTCTCTTCGAAAAgtactatttttaacaaaagcaGTGTGTTGCGGAAGTACTAAGTATCAAACAACGAATATATGTCGGCAGAACTTGTGGTTGATATCAGCTGGTTCCACGAGATTTTATTCTGCCGATAACTTAg GTAATAAGAACAAAGAAGACAAAGATCCTGAAAAAGTTGATATACTCGGCCGTTTCTTtccacaaaataatttaaataccaaAGATGCTCAAGAAGTCAAGAAAGAACAAGAGAAATTTGAAAAGGAACAGAAAGAGAAGTCAGAAGAAAATGAGAAAAGCTGGAGAAGAATGAAAATTGG tttTGCAGCATTTGGTGGTGCATTGACAGTAATGGGCGGGTGTATGGTTGTTGAGATGGGTGCTCCCAAGAGAGGCGATGATGGTGAACCGCTCACCGATGAGTTCTCACACTTACCCATTGTGTGGCAGTACCTCAGACGTACATGGAAAGAACTTACTTTTTACGAAAAg ATGATAAAAGAGCCTTCTCGTGAGAAGCTGCTGCCAGATCCCTTACCACCTCCATATCAGCCCACCTATACACTTGTGCTTGAATTCACTGATGTATTAGTTCATCCCGATTGGTCATATCAGACTGGATggag attcaAGAAACGTCCAGGCGTTGACCAATTCCTGCAAACTGTTTCAAATTCGGACTATGAAGTGGTTATATTCACGTCGGAGAATGTGTTCATGATATGGCCGGTGTTGGACAAACTTGATCcagaaaataaacttatttcataCAGACTGTTCAGGGACTCCACACATTTCATAGATGGCGTGCATGTTAAGAACTTGGAGGGGTTAAATAGGGACTTGTCAAAG GTTATAGTAGTAGATTGGAACAAGCAAGCTACAAAGTTCCAGCCGGAGAATGCACTCATCCTACAGAAGTGGAAGGGTGCTGACGATGACACTGCACTTTTGGATCTAGCTAACTTACTGCAAA CGATAGCCATGTCGAACGTGTCGGACGTGCGCGAGGTGCTCACGTACTACGGGCAGTTCGAGGACCCGATAGCGGCGTTCCGCGACAACCAGCGCAAGCTGCTGGAGCAGATGGAGGCCGAGCGCCGCGAGCGCGACGCCGCGCCCGCCAGCCCGCTCGCCGGCAACTGGCTGAGGACCTTCACCAGGCG ttaa
- the LOC119839684 gene encoding mitochondrial import inner membrane translocase subunit TIM50-C-like isoform X1, with amino-acid sequence MSLRKVLFLTKAVCCGSTKYQTTNICRQNLWLISAGSTRFYSADNLGNKNKEDKDPEKVDILGRFFPQNNLNTKDAQEVKKEQEKFEKEQKEKSEENEKSWRRMKIGFAAFGGALTVMGGCMVVEMGAPKRGDDGEPLTDEFSHLPIVWQYLRRTWKELTFYEKMIKEPSREKLLPDPLPPPYQPTYTLVLEFTDVLVHPDWSYQTGWRFKKRPGVDQFLQTVSNSDYEVVIFTSENVFMIWPVLDKLDPENKLISYRLFRDSTHFIDGVHVKNLEGLNRDLSKVIVVDWNKQATKFQPENALILQKWKGADDDTALLDLANLLQTIAMSNVSDVREVLTYYGQFEDPIAAFRDNQRKLLEQMEAERRERDAAPASPLAGNWLRTFTRR; translated from the exons atGTCTCTTCGAAAAgtactatttttaacaaaagcaGTGTGTTGCGGAAGTACTAAGTATCAAACAACGAATATATGTCGGCAGAACTTGTGGTTGATATCAGCTGGTTCCACGAGATTTTATTCTGCCGATAACTTAg GTAATAAGAACAAAGAAGACAAAGATCCTGAAAAAGTTGATATACTCGGCCGTTTCTTtccacaaaataatttaaataccaaAGATGCTCAAGAAGTCAAGAAAGAACAAGAGAAATTTGAAAAGGAACAGAAAGAGAAGTCAGAAGAAAATGAGAAAAGCTGGAGAAGAATGAAAATTGG tttTGCAGCATTTGGTGGTGCATTGACAGTAATGGGCGGGTGTATGGTTGTTGAGATGGGTGCTCCCAAGAGAGGCGATGATGGTGAACCGCTCACCGATGAGTTCTCACACTTACCCATTGTGTGGCAGTACCTCAGACGTACATGGAAAGAACTTACTTTTTACGAAAAg ATGATAAAAGAGCCTTCTCGTGAGAAGCTGCTGCCAGATCCCTTACCACCTCCATATCAGCCCACCTATACACTTGTGCTTGAATTCACTGATGTATTAGTTCATCCCGATTGGTCATATCAGACTGGATggag attcaAGAAACGTCCAGGCGTTGACCAATTCCTGCAAACTGTTTCAAATTCGGACTATGAAGTGGTTATATTCACGTCGGAGAATGTGTTCATGATATGGCCGGTGTTGGACAAACTTGATCcagaaaataaacttatttcataCAGACTGTTCAGGGACTCCACACATTTCATAGATGGCGTGCATGTTAAGAACTTGGAGGGGTTAAATAGGGACTTGTCAAAG GTTATAGTAGTAGATTGGAACAAGCAAGCTACAAAGTTCCAGCCGGAGAATGCACTCATCCTACAGAAGTGGAAGGGTGCTGACGATGACACTGCACTTTTGGATCTAGCTAACTTACTGCAAA CGATAGCCATGTCGAACGTGTCGGACGTGCGCGAGGTGCTCACGTACTACGGGCAGTTCGAGGACCCGATAGCGGCGTTCCGCGACAACCAGCGCAAGCTGCTGGAGCAGATGGAGGCCGAGCGCCGCGAGCGCGACGCCGCGCCCGCCAGCCCGCTCGCCGGCAACTGGCTGAGGACCTTCACCAGGCGGTAG